gggggtacaggCACACTGGGCTTGCCGGGATTCCCACACCCAGCGCCCCAGAAGATTGGGTGCTTGGATTATAAATCTGTGATGTGAAACTTTGTGGAGAGAGTAGGCTCGAGGTGTCAGCAAATGGCAAAGAGATAGTCACAGACAGCCTCAGGGTTGGCGCTCAGACtctgtccctccccacccccgcaaCTCAGCTCCACCTGATGGTTTCTCTCCACCTTGTATAGGGacaggcaggggctggggaccAGACCAGGTGACTTCATGCTTGGAGCCTCAGTTTCTGCATCTGTGAAGTGGGTTTTTGTGGTGCCTTCTGCCCAGGCACGTTGTGAGGACTCAGTGAATGTGCACCAGAGGTGTACTGTGGGGCAGGGCAGGTGACTCGGGAagagtgaggtcctgggttcaatccccagctgccaCATActtcagagtggtactctggtgtgtgtgtgtgtgtatgtgtgtgtgtgtttctctctttcattaaaaataaatcttagaataaaaactttaataatgccagcttcccccagcccctcgacacacacacacacacacacacacacacacacacacacacacacacactcaagatAAGGGTAAGGGAGTTATCACTGCTAACCCAATGGTGAGAAATGACACATCTACACAGCTGGGCAAATGCAGAACTTGAACCAGAACTTCTGAGTCAAGTCTCATCCTTCTTGCAGGAGAAATAACCAGAATGTGACAGGGGCCCATCTCCTGTTTGGCTGAAGCTTCCAGAGCCTCTGTCTAGAGCATCTCTAGTCTACAGGCATTTGTCTCCCATATTATAAAGGTTGAGGCTCGGACTCGTGCCACTACCTGCTCAGAGCCCACAGCCAGGATGTGGAGGAGCAGGGGTTCCCTCTGTGGGGCTCCGGACCCATGGCATGTGCCATAATAGatcacccctgcccccacctgcctgCACATGCGTGTACCCCAGATCCACACCTCTGGCACAGCCATGCCCACTCACATCTGCCCCACAGCCTGACACAGACTTCCTGCGTGTCCTGCCTCATGCCCCAGCATCAGCTCCAGCACCACCTCCTCAGAGAAGACCTCCCAGCTAAAGTAGCCACTGGCCCCTGGCGCTGGcttgtctccccagctccctcaGCCCTCCTGAGACCTGTCCCTGGTTCATTCTGAAGCCCCTTTGCTGACTGATTGGCTTGCCCTCACCCCGCCTATTTTCTCCAATCACAGTTCCAGGAATGTAGGGCCCCCTTATGCAGTAACCCCTGAAATGGTCTCTCCGTGGCTTGAATATTGTtagatgaaaataaatgaatagccaGGTGATACCGGCAGATGTGGCCAGATATGGCCACCCTCACACATGCAATACCCAAATACCCCAGCTTGGTTTGGAGTCCTCCTCATGGAGAACCCCCTGCCGGGGCATAGCTCATGTAGACACCCTCTGTACTGAGTCAGAACCGGAGACAGGGGTCTTGTGTTCCAGGCTGGCCCCCCGGAGGGGAGGTCTGGGTATGTGTGCCACTGCAGTAGGAGGACTGCTCACCTTCAGATCGGTGGGGAACTCCTCTTTCTTCACCAGCCCTGTGGCAGCTGCGATGTTCCCAGCCCCGGAGAACATAGCCCCTCCCAGATGTGACGCCTGCTCCTTGGTTTTTTCGGCCACTGGcatggggagagggtgggaggggctgggggccggCTGGAGGAGGTTCGATTGCTCCCGTCCCTGGCATCTCGGGATGGGGTGCTGTCTTCCCCAGGGAGCCCAACAACCTGGGAATCCTTGGTGTCCCCTCTCCTGGGCCTCCCCCATGCCCCCCCCATCTTGGCAGGGTCCCACACACAGTGGGGGGTATGAGGGGCAGGACCTGTACCTGAGGCCACTCCTTGCACCACACCTTCTCGGGTCTTGCTTCCTGTGGGGACAACAGCTGTGAGCCTGGGGACCAGGAGGCCCTCCTCCAGagtcctctgcccccccccccatgcctgcTGTGTGAACTTCCTATCCACTCCCTCCCATATGAAGTGACTGTACCTGTGTGggtccctaggttcaatccctgctggGGACCAAAGCCAACAAACCCAAAATGCTATGGACCCCCAAGGTCAAAGTTTAGAAAAGTCCTCAGTCCCACAAGCCACCTCAGGCCACCCTCTCCATTTCCTCCCAaggtacttttattattattatcttaaaaatatttatttatttccttttgttgtccctgttgtttttattgttgtagttattattgttgttgttgttattgatgtcattgttggataggacagagagaaatggagagaggaggggaagacagagggggagagaaagagagacacctgcagacctgcttcaccgcttgtgaagtgactcccctgcaagtggggagccaggggcttgaacgggtccttgtgctttgcaccacctgcacttaacccactgcactaccggccGACTCCCACAAGGTGCTCTTATAACTGGGGTGTGAATGCCTCCTCCTGTCGGACAGACATGGGGGGGAGTGTCTGGGTAGAGTAGGGGTACCCACGTGGGGACCAACACCAGTACAAGGCTGGGTCTTCCCAGGAGGGTGGTGACCGGGCCAGGGAAGAAGGGTACtaatctgagtgtgtgtgtgtgtgtgtgtgtgtgtttggggggggcaaGCTCCCAGCCACAGGGTGGCTGAGGctggtgggaggagggaggaggagaggccaAAGACCAGCCGGGCCCAAAGAGGGGAAGTTAGGgctgaggggagagggaagggaggttgcCAGGCTGGAtgcccccccttccctcctcaggcatatactggggctgggtgcgaGAGAAGAGCAGATTCAATACCCAGGACTTCAAATGTGGGGACGGGACTTCAGGCTTCCAGCCTAAGTGATGCGGGAGGGGAGCTCCCGGCCTGCACGCATGGGGAGCAGGTGATGATGGGGGGGATACTGGGGAGGGCCTTCCAAGGACAGAAATGTGCCCTCAGGGCCTGTGAGAGCCCCAGAATGTGAGGGACAAGTGGGGAAATTGAGGCAGGAGCAGGAAGGGCACTGGATACCCCAGCCAGAGCTCGGGCTTTACTATGTGGGAACTGAGAAGTCACAGTGGGTGTCTGggcagaggaggggggaggggcagagtcTTCTAGGGGTGACAGAATTGAGGTGTCAGGAATGAAAGGGCTGAGcaaggaggcagggaggaggcCAGAGCTGAGGTCCCATAGGGGTGGGCTCAGATGTCCCTTGGCTCTGCCTTAGCTTCAGCTAACTCAACCACCTCCCGCCAGAGTTActtgtccctccctctctgacCACCCCAACGAAGTGGTCCCCACCTGTCACTGCTGGCAGATCCAAGAGAGGTGCCCCTCAACCTCCCCACACATAGAAAGTGGCCACTGAGTCGTCTTCAAACAGACAAGTAGGGTGGCGAATCTGCCCCCAGAGGGGACCTTTGTGCCGAGGAcctggggtgggtgaggagggtgggggagaggaggggcaacCATTTGATCTTTTTCCTGCCAGCAGCTGGCAGCTGCCAGGAGAGGAGCCCAGAGGCAAGGTGGCACCACAGGTCTGGGGCAGGGAGAGGACAACAAGGAGGGGAGAACTCGGAGGGAACCGAGGAAGGGGGGGCTCTGGAATGTGACCTTGGACAAGGTAGTCACccacagggggtgggggtagggatgggGAATGGACTCCATCTTGCCGGCTTGTggcaggtgtgggggtggggagggggacactCCATGAGGGAGGCGCTCTGCCACTTCTCACAGCTCTTGGCAAAGGCTCAGCACCgtgggagacagaggaagggggGGCCTCTACTCTCAGCACTACATGGGGGCCTTCCTGCCCTCTACCCTCCATGTCCCCTGGCCCTGTCCCCAGTGACACCGACTGACCCCGCCCCATCTGCTGACTCACATTTTTCTGCCCTGACCCCCTACACCGGGGTTGTAAGGACCCGCCACCTGCCGCCCCCAGGCCCTGCCCATTGCCCACCGACGTAGAGGACGCCCTCCTTGGTCTTCTCTGCCGCTTCAGTCACCCCCTGCTTGGTCTTCTCCGCGGCAGCCACGACGCCCTCCTTGGCCATGGAGAGGCCTTTCATGAACACGTCCATCCTGGCggcctgcgggggggagggggacacgTGGGCTTGGCTCCCGTCTCTCTGGGGACCGTGCTGCCCCTCGGGGACACTGACCCCTCCCATCGGCCTCACAAGGCCGAGCGAGTCCCAGCGTCCTTGAAACCTGGGACGTAGAGGGGACGCCCCCTCGGTTACCCGCAGCCCCCCGGTGGGGGGGGCACGCGCAGGGGTCACACGGCCACACACGCGGGCGGGCTCCGGGGACACGCTCACATGCACACGCGGGGCGCGGGGCACGTCCGCACAGTCAGCCGGGGACTGCGGGCGACAGGCTGCAGGCCCGCACCCCGGGGCGCACCGACACGCACCGCCGCAGCCCGCAGCCGCGTCCCCACCCTCTGCAGCCGCAGCGCCTCCACCAGCCGCTTCGGCCCCCCATTCCCTCTGTCTCGACCCGGGGAGCCTTCCCCAGCCCGCCCAGGCTTGGGGCCCCCAGTCCCACCCTCCTGTCCTCTGGGTCTCAGGGCCCCTAGTCCCTTCATCTCCACCTACGGCGCCTTCCCCAGCCCGCCTGGACTTGGGGGGTCCCAGCCCCCCATACGCACCCCCTTGCCTCTGGGTCCTCGGCCCTCCATttccaccccccttctctctgggtCCCCCATTTCCTCCGTCTCCACCCGCGGCGCCTTCCTCAGCCCGCACAGACCTGGAGGAGGGGTCCcagcaccccatccccaccctcctGCCCTTTGCGTCCCCGGCCCCCATTCtaagcccaccccccccccctttgggcCCTTGGTTCCTCCGCAGAATCTCCACCCGCGGCCTTCCCCGAACTTCCTGGACCTGGGGGGGGCAGCCCCCCATCATCACCCCTCTTCCCTTTGGGACCCCGTCCCTCCTCGCCGTCGTCTCCGTCTGCCGCCTCCCTGCCAGCCACTGCCCGGTGTCTTCCCGTCGCGGCGCGGGGCCTCACCTGGATGCGGGGCCGGGCTggggctggagcagcagcggCTGCGGAGCTGACCGGGCGGCCGGGGGCGCAGGTCTGCAAACGGGGCGCCGCCCGGAGCCGGGGCGCAGCAGTGCCCGGGCCTGGGTTCTTCTGGGGCCTCGGCTCCTGTGCGCCCTGCTCTCTGCTCGGGCTCGGCTCGCTCGGCTCTGCTGCAGCTCTGAGCTCAGCGCCCCCCCTGGCGGCCGCGCCGCCCCCTCGGCTGACTGACGGGGGGCGGGGAGGGTGACAGCCCGCCGCGCCGGGCCTGGGAGGGGATGTGTGTGGAGCTGGAGACTCGCCCCCCACCCTGCAAGTGAGAGCCCTGCGGGAGGGGGCCAGGGTGCCCTCAGAGGAGGGGGCTGCGGCAGGGGCTCAGACGGGGGGAAGTTGtttgcatctttcttttttaatttttaaaaatgatttcattacttatttattgggtaaagacagaaatcaagagtggagggggagacagagaaaaagaaacacttgaagccctgc
Above is a genomic segment from Erinaceus europaeus chromosome 9, mEriEur2.1, whole genome shotgun sequence containing:
- the SNCB gene encoding beta-synuclein, which translates into the protein MDVFMKGLSMAKEGVVAAAEKTKQGVTEAAEKTKEGVLYVGSKTREGVVQGVASVAEKTKEQASHLGGAMFSGAGNIAAATGLVKKEEFPTDLKPEEVGQEAAEEPLIEPMMEPEGESYEDPPQEEYQEYEPEA